In the Flavisolibacter tropicus genome, one interval contains:
- a CDS encoding DNA polymerase III subunit alpha, whose protein sequence is MYLNCKTFFSYRYGTFSTEALVKEAVEVGASALTLTNINNTSDLWDFYELCLEANIKPVLGAEIRNGDHFLYILLAKSTTGLLHINQFLTKHLQSKEPFPERPDLNADVWVIYPLGQLPPAQLKEQELIGIQPGEITKLYAIDVAHYPTKFVVRQPVTFKTKVHYNLHRLLRAIDHNILLSKQTAEQIAAPTEVFLSPTKILDAFRQHPQMITNTLRIIDTCNYEVDLASDKTKKVFSATLKDDRILLEKLALDGLRYRYGTGNREAEERVRKELQIIDKLGFNSYFLITWDVIRYAQSRGFYHVGRGSGANSIVAYCLQITDVNPIELDLYFERFLNPYRTSPPDFDIDFSWQDRDEVIDYIFKRYGEQHVALLGMYSTFQYNAILRELAKVFGLPKHEVDAIADNPDATLQDDKIQKLILFYGSLLQNFPNYTSIHPGGMLISEEPIYQYTALEMPPKGFATTQIDMFVAEKVGLYKLDILSQRGLGHIKDCIQLVRENKSISIDIHDVEKFKRDPQVADQIRRADTIGCFYIESPAMRQLLLKLRCDDYITLVAASSIIRPGVAQSGMMREYIYRFHNPDKFEYLHPKMKELLEETYGVMVFQEDVIKVAHHFAGLDMGEADVLRRAMSGKYRGRKEFDRIKEQFFTNCKELGHPDEIAKEVWRQIESFGGYSFSKAHSASFAVESYQSLFLKTYYPMEFMVAVINNFGGFYSTELYFHELRRAGAKIHAPCVNNSTELTDIHGREVYIGFIHIKSLQKETVGRLLQERSRHGSFLNLQDFIHRTGIGTEQLNILIRVGALRFTGKNKKELLWEANFLSKRVKEKDVVGTALFQDKPVEFKLPVLYHTPLEDALDEKELLGFYLCDPFSLVDADPKAFVPARQFKNHAGQSIEVLVYYITQKPVRTSKGQLMYFGTFIDSNGDWVDSVHFPDSAVKYRLTGQGFYHIKGKVVEEFGVYSIEVKWMQKIGIKQPAPL, encoded by the coding sequence ATGTACCTGAATTGTAAGACCTTTTTCTCCTACCGCTATGGCACTTTTAGCACGGAGGCCCTGGTGAAGGAAGCCGTGGAAGTAGGCGCCAGTGCACTAACCCTAACCAATATCAACAACACCAGTGACCTCTGGGATTTTTATGAGCTTTGCCTTGAGGCAAACATTAAACCGGTATTGGGCGCAGAGATCCGCAATGGCGACCACTTCTTATATATACTGTTAGCCAAATCAACAACAGGGCTGCTACACATCAACCAGTTTCTAACAAAACACCTGCAAAGCAAAGAACCGTTTCCTGAGCGGCCCGATTTGAATGCTGATGTATGGGTGATCTATCCGCTTGGCCAACTACCTCCAGCGCAGTTGAAAGAACAGGAATTGATTGGTATACAACCTGGGGAGATCACTAAATTGTACGCCATCGATGTGGCCCATTATCCGACCAAGTTTGTTGTACGTCAACCGGTCACCTTTAAGACCAAGGTACATTACAACCTGCACCGGCTTCTGAGAGCCATTGATCACAACATCCTGTTAAGCAAACAAACCGCTGAACAGATTGCGGCGCCGACCGAAGTGTTTCTCTCCCCTACCAAGATCCTGGATGCTTTTCGTCAGCATCCGCAAATGATCACTAACACGCTTCGTATCATTGACACTTGTAACTATGAAGTGGATTTAGCATCAGACAAAACCAAAAAGGTATTCTCTGCTACCCTTAAGGACGACCGCATTCTACTGGAGAAGCTGGCCCTGGATGGTTTACGCTATCGTTATGGAACGGGCAACAGGGAAGCAGAAGAGCGGGTGCGTAAAGAATTGCAGATCATTGACAAGCTTGGTTTCAACTCCTACTTTCTCATTACCTGGGATGTGATCCGCTATGCCCAAAGCCGGGGTTTTTATCATGTGGGTCGCGGTAGTGGCGCCAACTCTATTGTGGCCTATTGCTTACAAATAACAGATGTCAATCCCATTGAGCTGGATTTGTATTTTGAGCGTTTCCTTAATCCTTATAGAACCTCGCCACCCGATTTTGATATTGATTTTTCCTGGCAGGACCGCGATGAAGTGATTGATTACATCTTTAAGCGCTACGGCGAACAGCACGTAGCCTTGCTCGGCATGTATAGCACCTTTCAGTACAATGCTATTCTGCGGGAGTTGGCTAAAGTGTTTGGTCTTCCCAAGCACGAAGTGGATGCTATTGCCGATAACCCGGACGCCACTTTGCAGGACGATAAAATTCAAAAACTCATTTTGTTTTATGGTAGCCTGCTTCAAAACTTTCCTAACTATACCAGCATTCATCCGGGTGGCATGCTCATCTCGGAAGAGCCCATCTATCAGTACACGGCGCTAGAGATGCCACCCAAGGGTTTTGCCACTACACAGATTGATATGTTTGTAGCGGAGAAAGTAGGACTGTACAAACTCGACATTCTTTCACAAAGAGGATTGGGCCATATTAAAGACTGCATACAGTTGGTACGAGAGAACAAAAGCATCTCTATTGACATTCACGATGTAGAGAAGTTCAAGCGCGATCCCCAGGTGGCAGACCAGATCCGCAGGGCGGATACGATAGGCTGCTTTTATATTGAGAGCCCCGCCATGCGCCAGTTGCTCTTAAAGCTTCGCTGTGATGATTATATCACGCTGGTTGCCGCTTCTTCTATTATTCGTCCGGGTGTAGCTCAATCTGGCATGATGCGGGAGTATATCTATCGCTTTCACAACCCCGATAAGTTTGAGTACCTGCACCCAAAGATGAAAGAACTGCTGGAAGAGACCTATGGTGTGATGGTATTCCAGGAAGACGTGATCAAGGTGGCCCACCACTTTGCCGGCTTAGATATGGGTGAAGCAGATGTATTGCGTAGGGCGATGAGTGGCAAGTATAGAGGGCGCAAAGAATTTGACAGAATCAAAGAACAATTCTTTACGAACTGTAAGGAGCTTGGGCATCCCGACGAAATTGCAAAAGAAGTGTGGCGGCAAATAGAGAGTTTTGGCGGCTACTCATTTTCAAAAGCACACTCGGCTTCTTTTGCTGTGGAAAGCTATCAGAGTTTGTTTCTAAAGACCTACTACCCTATGGAGTTTATGGTAGCGGTGATCAACAACTTTGGCGGCTTTTACTCCACCGAGCTTTACTTCCATGAATTAAGACGAGCAGGCGCCAAGATCCATGCACCTTGTGTAAACAATAGTACTGAGCTTACGGATATCCATGGCCGGGAAGTATATATAGGCTTCATACATATAAAAAGTTTACAGAAGGAAACGGTGGGTCGCCTTTTGCAAGAGCGGTCACGACACGGCAGCTTCCTGAACCTGCAGGATTTTATTCACCGCACGGGCATTGGCACCGAGCAACTCAATATCCTGATCCGTGTAGGCGCATTGCGTTTTACAGGTAAGAACAAAAAAGAGCTCTTATGGGAAGCGAACTTCCTGAGCAAACGTGTTAAAGAGAAAGACGTAGTGGGAACTGCACTTTTCCAGGACAAGCCCGTGGAATTTAAGCTACCAGTATTATACCATACGCCACTGGAAGATGCGCTTGACGAAAAAGAACTCTTAGGCTTTTATCTCTGTGATCCTTTTTCGTTGGTAGATGCCGACCCAAAAGCATTTGTACCAGCCCGTCAGTTCAAGAATCATGCAGGGCAGTCCATTGAGGTACTGGTATACTATATCACTCAAAAACCGGTGCGCACCTCTAAAGGGCAGCTAATGTATTTCGGAACCTTTATAGATTCAAATGGTGACTGGGTAGACTCTGTCCATTTCCCCGATAGCGCAGTGAAGTACCGCTTAACCGGGCAGGGCTTTTATCACATAAAAGGAAAAGTAGTAGAGGAGTTTGGGGTTTACAGTATTGAAGTAAAGTGGATGCAGAAGATAGGAATTAAACAACCTGCACCATTGTAA
- a CDS encoding DUF6616 family protein encodes MITYIELWKAKSTWNDLSKEERENYTNGLGPAIQKLLDNGVQIISWGANDTATVKKVGYDYFAVWSFPSEDAAREFEKMVESVGWHNYFDQVNASGMTTSPQEVIGQMIQAEALAV; translated from the coding sequence ATGATTACTTACATCGAGTTATGGAAAGCAAAATCCACTTGGAATGATCTATCCAAAGAAGAAAGAGAAAACTACACCAACGGATTAGGGCCTGCCATTCAAAAACTATTGGACAATGGAGTACAAATAATAAGTTGGGGAGCCAATGATACTGCAACAGTAAAGAAAGTTGGCTATGATTATTTTGCTGTTTGGTCATTCCCCAGCGAAGACGCTGCTCGTGAGTTTGAAAAAATGGTAGAAAGCGTAGGTTGGCATAATTACTTTGATCAAGTGAATGCCAGCGGAATGACAACCAGCCCACAAGAAGTAATTGGACAAATGATACAGGCTGAGGCGCTTGCTGTATAA
- a CDS encoding response regulator has protein sequence MTSHPIILCVDDDPDDREMISDVLHSIDPQYVVKEASDGREALNYLRSQEGRANPPHLIILDMNMPRLSGRETLAILKSEAETESIPVVVFTTSSAHTDSSFCNRFGVEMVTKPPTYEALKQQINRFLAFAALQPAS, from the coding sequence ATGACAAGCCACCCTATAATACTTTGTGTAGACGACGATCCAGATGACAGAGAGATGATCAGCGATGTGCTTCATTCTATTGATCCGCAGTATGTGGTAAAGGAAGCAAGCGATGGTCGTGAAGCACTAAATTATTTACGCTCACAAGAAGGGCGGGCCAATCCTCCCCACCTGATTATTCTGGACATGAACATGCCTCGCTTAAGTGGCCGTGAAACGCTGGCTATTTTGAAAAGTGAAGCCGAAACAGAGTCTATTCCTGTAGTTGTATTTACCACTTCCAGTGCCCACACTGATAGCAGTTTTTGTAACCGGTTTGGTGTAGAGATGGTAACCAAGCCACCTACTTACGAAGCGCTAAAGCAGCAAATCAATCGTTTTCTTGCGTTTGCGGCACTACAACCAGCTTCCTAA
- the dinB gene encoding DNA polymerase IV, whose translation MPTQVRTIAHYDLDAFFVNVECLKNPKLKGKPLLVGGHSDRAVVAACSYEARKFGIRSAMPMRLAKRLCPQATIISGDMESYSKYSHLVTDIIRNNVPQFEKASIDEFYVDLTGMDKFFGCQKYSQELRSKVLKETGLPISNGLSINKLVSKVATDEAKPNGQLQIPFGEEKSFLAPLAVEKLPMVGPKTTELLNQMGVRTIKTLSEIPMEMMENLMGKSGIELWRRANAIDDSPVVPYEEQKSVSTETTFESDTIDVRFMQSQLIKMTEKLGFELRQQNKLTGCITVKIRYADFNTLTKQCSIMYTALDSLLIQSVKDLFQKLYDRRLLVRLLGIRFTHLVPGNYQISLFDDTNEQIRLYQELDHLNFRFGRYLVMRASGLL comes from the coding sequence ATGCCTACGCAGGTAAGGACAATAGCGCACTATGACCTGGATGCGTTCTTTGTCAATGTTGAATGTCTTAAAAATCCCAAGCTCAAGGGAAAGCCACTACTAGTTGGTGGCCACAGTGATCGAGCAGTCGTGGCGGCCTGTAGCTATGAAGCCCGCAAGTTTGGCATCCGTTCCGCCATGCCAATGAGGCTGGCCAAGCGTTTATGCCCCCAAGCCACTATTATCAGTGGCGACATGGAAAGCTATAGCAAGTACTCTCACCTGGTTACTGATATTATCCGTAACAATGTTCCGCAGTTTGAAAAAGCCAGTATTGATGAGTTCTATGTCGATCTAACGGGGATGGACAAGTTCTTTGGTTGCCAGAAGTACAGCCAAGAACTTCGTAGCAAGGTATTAAAGGAAACAGGGCTCCCGATCTCTAATGGTCTTTCTATAAATAAGCTGGTAAGCAAGGTAGCAACTGATGAAGCCAAGCCAAACGGTCAGCTGCAAATTCCTTTTGGTGAAGAGAAGTCGTTTCTAGCGCCACTAGCCGTAGAAAAACTTCCCATGGTGGGCCCCAAGACCACTGAACTACTCAATCAAATGGGTGTACGTACAATAAAGACGCTGAGCGAGATCCCGATGGAGATGATGGAAAACCTGATGGGTAAGAGCGGGATCGAGCTGTGGCGTCGGGCCAATGCTATCGATGACTCACCGGTGGTGCCTTATGAAGAACAAAAGAGTGTGAGTACGGAAACCACGTTTGAAAGCGACACTATTGACGTACGCTTTATGCAATCCCAATTGATCAAGATGACCGAGAAGCTGGGTTTCGAACTGCGCCAGCAAAACAAACTCACAGGATGCATAACCGTAAAGATCCGCTATGCGGACTTCAATACACTTACAAAGCAGTGTTCCATAATGTATACGGCATTAGACAGTTTATTGATCCAATCTGTGAAAGACCTGTTCCAAAAGCTCTATGACCGTCGGCTGCTGGTTCGGTTACTGGGTATTCGCTTTACGCACCTGGTGCCGGGCAATTACCAGATCAGCCTTTTCGATGACACCAACGAGCAGATACGACTGTACCAGGAGCTGGATCATCTCAACTTCCGTTTTGGCCGCTACCTGGTGATGCGGGCCAGCGGACTACTTTAA